In the genome of Gloeotrichia echinulata CP02, one region contains:
- a CDS encoding methyltransferase domain-containing protein yields the protein MSDTLTKLSYQTLQHGKNYFSLAHKILSSRLRSLIYPTFEQNTKPFANEVVLQLQQRLNQLLEKDWQDAEQGIYPNSSLFDNPWEDFLSFYPLVWLDLPQIWEREQKNKYQDFAPEIETDGYPSYYVQNFHHQSNGYLSDLSANLYDLQVEILFGGSADAMRRRILAPLKQGIKAFESVKPRQIRILDVACGTGRTLKLIRSALPQASLFGTDLSPTYLRKANELLTHILGELPQLLQANAEELPYLDDYFHAVTSVFLFHELPATVRQTVIEQCFRVTKPGGVFIICDSIQLNDSPEFAPVMNYFSQTYHEPYYRHYTTDNLVERLEKAGFENIETEFHFMSKYFIAHKPA from the coding sequence ATGTCTGACACTTTAACGAAGCTCAGTTATCAGACCCTTCAACACGGCAAAAATTACTTTAGTCTGGCTCACAAAATTTTAAGTTCGCGCCTGAGAAGCCTAATTTATCCTACCTTTGAACAGAATACCAAACCTTTCGCAAACGAGGTTGTACTCCAACTGCAACAAAGGCTGAATCAGCTACTAGAAAAAGATTGGCAGGATGCTGAACAGGGTATATATCCCAATAGCTCACTGTTTGATAACCCTTGGGAAGACTTTTTGAGCTTTTATCCACTTGTATGGCTAGATTTACCTCAAATCTGGGAGCGGGAGCAAAAAAATAAATATCAAGATTTTGCACCGGAAATCGAGACAGATGGATATCCCAGCTACTACGTGCAGAACTTCCATCACCAAAGCAATGGCTACTTGAGCGACTTGTCAGCCAATTTATATGACTTGCAGGTGGAAATTCTCTTTGGTGGGTCTGCTGATGCGATGCGAAGGCGTATTCTGGCTCCTCTAAAGCAAGGAATAAAAGCGTTTGAGTCTGTTAAACCACGGCAAATCCGGATTCTAGATGTAGCTTGTGGAACTGGGCGGACTCTGAAGCTGATTCGGTCGGCCTTACCTCAAGCATCCCTATTTGGGACGGATTTGTCACCAACTTATTTGCGAAAGGCAAATGAATTACTAACCCACATTCTGGGAGAATTACCCCAACTTTTACAAGCAAATGCCGAAGAGTTACCCTACCTAGATGACTACTTTCATGCTGTAACTTCTGTTTTCCTCTTTCACGAGTTACCAGCGACAGTGCGTCAAACAGTGATTGAGCAATGTTTTCGTGTGACAAAACCAGGGGGAGTGTTTATTATTTGTGACTCAATTCAGTTGAATGATTCACCTGAATTTGCTCCTGTTATGAACTATTTTTCCCAAACATACCATGAACCCTACTACAGGCATTACACTACTGATAACTTAGTAGAACGTTTAGAGAAAGCAGGCTTTGAAAATATTGAGACAGAATTCCACTTTATGAGCAAGTATTTCATCGCTCATAAACCAGCTTGA
- the glnA gene encoding type I glutamate--ammonia ligase, with product MTTPQELLKKIQDEKIELIDLKFIDTVGTWQHLTVYQNQIDESSFTDGVPFDGSSIRGWKAINESDMTMVLDPNTAWIDPFDKVPTLSIICSIKEPRTGEWYNRCPRVIAQKAVDYLVSTGLGDTAFFGPEAEFFIFDSARFAQTANEGYYFLDSQEGSWNSGKDESPNLAYKPRFKEGYFPVSPTDSFQDIRTEMLLTMAKLGVPIEKHHHEVATGGQCELGFRFGKLIEAADWLMIYKYVIKNVAKKYGKTVTFMPKPLFGDNGSGMHTHQSIWKDGKPLFAGDKYAGLSDMALYYIGGILKHAPALLAITNPSTNSYKRLVPGYEAPVNLAYSQGNRSASVRIPLSGTNPKAKRLEFRCPDATSNPYLAFAAMLCAGIDGIKNKIHPGEPLDKNIYELSPEELAKVPSTPGSLELALEALEKDHAFLTESGVFTEDFIQNWIDYKLANEVKQLQLRPHPYEFYLYYDA from the coding sequence ATGACAACCCCACAAGAACTCTTGAAGAAAATTCAAGACGAAAAGATTGAACTGATTGATCTCAAATTCATCGATACAGTAGGCACTTGGCAGCACTTGACTGTGTACCAGAACCAAATCGATGAGAGTTCATTCACTGATGGCGTACCTTTCGACGGTTCCAGCATCCGGGGTTGGAAAGCGATCAACGAATCGGACATGACAATGGTTCTCGATCCGAACACTGCCTGGATCGACCCCTTTGATAAAGTTCCGACATTAAGTATAATTTGTAGCATTAAAGAACCACGTACAGGCGAATGGTACAACCGTTGCCCACGGGTTATTGCTCAGAAAGCAGTAGATTATCTCGTGTCCACTGGTCTTGGTGACACAGCCTTCTTTGGCCCTGAAGCAGAATTCTTTATCTTTGATAGTGCCCGTTTTGCACAAACCGCTAACGAAGGCTACTACTTCTTAGACTCTCAAGAAGGTAGTTGGAATTCCGGTAAAGATGAAAGCCCTAACCTAGCCTACAAACCACGCTTTAAAGAAGGTTACTTCCCAGTTTCGCCCACGGATTCTTTCCAAGATATCCGTACAGAAATGCTGTTAACAATGGCAAAACTAGGTGTACCCATTGAAAAGCATCACCATGAAGTGGCTACTGGTGGTCAGTGCGAACTCGGTTTCCGCTTTGGTAAGTTGATCGAAGCTGCTGACTGGTTGATGATTTACAAATATGTCATCAAGAACGTTGCCAAGAAATACGGCAAAACCGTTACCTTCATGCCTAAACCACTGTTTGGTGACAACGGTTCCGGGATGCACACTCACCAGTCTATCTGGAAAGATGGCAAGCCTCTGTTTGCAGGTGATAAGTATGCTGGTTTGAGTGACATGGCATTGTACTACATTGGTGGTATCCTCAAGCACGCACCAGCGCTGTTGGCAATCACCAACCCCAGCACCAACTCTTACAAGCGCCTCGTACCTGGTTATGAAGCACCCGTGAACTTGGCTTACTCCCAAGGAAACCGTTCGGCTTCTGTGCGGATTCCTCTGTCTGGAACTAACCCCAAAGCCAAGCGCTTAGAGTTCCGTTGTCCAGATGCTACTTCTAACCCCTACTTGGCATTTGCAGCCATGCTATGTGCAGGTATCGATGGGATTAAGAACAAAATTCATCCCGGTGAACCCTTAGATAAAAACATCTATGAACTCTCTCCAGAAGAACTGGCGAAGGTTCCTTCTACTCCCGGTTCTTTAGAATTGGCCTTGGAAGCACTAGAAAAGGATCACGCTTTCTTAACCGAATCAGGCGTGTTCACCGAAGACTTTATCCAAAACTGGATTGACTACAAGCTAGCTAACGAAGTCAAGCAGTTGCAGCTGCGTCCTCATCCCTACGAGTTTTACCTCTATTACGATGCTTAA